The window GCCGATCGCCTCCCTGGACCCGGAGTCCGCGCGCAAGGTGATGGAGATCCTCGCCGACATCAACCGTACCGACGGCAAGACCATCGTCGTGACCCTGCATCAAGTCGATTACGCGGTGCGCTATTGCCCGCGCGCCGTGGCCCTCAAAGGCGGGCGCATTCATTTCGACGGTGACGGGAGCAACCTCAGCAGCCAATTCCTCAACGACCTGTACGGCGCTGATGTGGGCACCAGCCTGATGATTTCCGATGAAAGCCGCCGCAGTCGCGAAACCCCGCGACTGGTGCTGGCCCGCAGCTGATTCGCAGCACTAACAACAACCGCCAAACCATTACTCAGGAGTGCTTCCATGTTGAACCGTATCGGTCGCTTCATTGCGTCTGCCGCTTTGTTGAGCAGTTGCCTGGTGGGCGCTGCCCACGCCGAAGAGAAAGTCATCAACTTTGGCATCATGTCCACCGAATCCTCGCAGAACCTGAAAAGCATCTGGCAGCCGTTTCTGGATGACATGGGCAAGAAGACTGGCCTGAAAATCAACGCCACCTTCGCGTCTGACTATGCCGGTTTGATCCAGGGCATGCGCTTTAACAAGGTCGACGTGGCCTGGCTCGGCAACAAGGCCGCGATGGAAGCGGTGGACCGCTCCAATGGCGAGATCTTCGCCCAGACCTCAGCGGCTAACGGCGCACCGGGTTACTGGAGCGTGATCATTGCCCGCAAGGACAGCCCTATCAATTCCGTCGAAGACATGCTCGAGAATGCCAAGACCCTGACCTTCGGTAACGGCGATCCAAACTCCACCTCTGGCTACCTGGTGCCGGGCTATTACGTGTTTGCCAAGAACCACGTGGATGCCGCCACCGCGTTCAAGCGCACGCTGAACTCCAGCCATGAAGTGAACGCCCTTAGCGTTGCCAAAGGCCAACTGGATGTCGCGACCTTCAATACCGAAAGCTGGGACCGCCTGGAAGTCACCCAGCCGGACATGGCCGCCAAGCTCAAAGTGATCTGGAAATCACCGTTGATCCCAGCCGACCCTATGGTCTGGAGCAAGGCGCTGTCGGAAGAGAACAAAAACAAGATTCGCGAGTTCTTCGCAGGTTACGGCAATACCGATGAAGAAAAGGCGGTGCTCAAGGGCATGCAGCTGGGCAAGTTCCTCAAGTCCAGCGATGACCAGTTACTGCCGATTCGCCAGCTGGACCTCTTCAAGCAGCGTACCGAAACCCTGGCCAGCACCAGCCTCAATGCTGATGAAAAGGCCGCGCGCCTGAAAGAGATCGATGCGGGTTTGAGCAAGCTGCAGGAACGCCTGACCGAACTTGAGAAGAAGAACCCGGCCAGCGCCGGTTGATCAAGCCGGGCGCGCAACTCAAGGCGCGCCCATCCTCCGCCGAACAGGATTCGACTATGACCAGCACCACCCACGCTGCCTACGCTGAGGCGGTCGGCAAGCGCAGTTGGCCGCAGTATCTGGGCTGGGGCCTGTTTCTGGCCATGCTGGCCTGGGCCTGGAAGGGCGCCGAAATGAACCCGCTGGCGCTGTATCGGGATTCGGCCAACATGGCGACCTTTGCCGCCGACTTCTTCCCGCCGGACTTCCACGAGTGGCGTTCGTACCTCAAGGAAATGATCGTTACGGTGCAAATCGCCCTGTGGGGCACGGTGCTGGCAATTGTCTGCTCGGTGCCGCTGGGCATTCTGTGCGCCGACAACATCACGCCCTGGTGGATTCATCAGCCGCTGCGCCGGGTCATGGATGCGTTTCGCTCGATCAACGAAATGGTCTTCGCCATGTTGTTCGTGGTGGCCGTGGGGCTTGGGCCATTCGCCGGGGTGTTGGCGCTGTGGATCAGCACCACCGGTGTGCTGGCCAAATTGTTCGCCGAGGCGGTGGAAGCCATTGATCCAGGCCCGGTGGAAGGGGTGCGCGCCACCGGTGCCAGTGCCTTGCAGGAAGTGATCTACGGAGTGATCCCGCAAGTCATGCCGCTGTGGATTTCCTACGCGCTGTACCGCTTCGAATCCAACGTGCGCTCGGCCACGGTGGTGGGCATGGTCGGAGCAGGCGGGATCGGGGTGATCCTCTGGGAAAACATCCGCTCCTTCCAGTTCACCCAGACCAGCGCTGTGCTGCTGGTGATCATCCTGGTGGTGAGCTGCATCGACATCGTGTCCCAGCGTTTGCGTAAGCAGTTTATTTAGTGGCGATTTTCCCGTTGAGGACTTGTGGGAGCGAGCTTGCTCGCGAAAGCGGTGGGTCAGGTCCGAATGCTTTGGATGTAATGGCGCCTTCGCGAGCAAGCTCGCTCCCACAGACCCCATATCACGTGGTCATGCAGTATTCGAAGAGAATTTTTAGCGATGGACATGTCTAGACAATCCGCCGAGCCGGTGTATCAGGAGCTGGCCAATATCCTGCGAAGGGAACTGGGCAGTTACACCGCTGGCGACTACATGCCCGCCGAGGTTCAGCTGGCGGCGCGCTTCGAGGTCAACCGCCACACCGTCCGCCGCGCCATTGATGAACTGGTGCGCGAAGGCAGCGTGCTGCGCCGCCAGGGCAAGGGCACTCAGGTGTTGCAGCGGCCCTTGATATACCCGATGCAGGCCGACAGCGCCTACAGCCAGTCACTGTCGGCCCAGGGCATCGGTGTCGAAGCCCTGTTGTTGCAGCGCCAGCATTGCCCGGCCAGTGCCGAAGACGCCGAACATCTGCAGCTCGATGAATACGCCGAGCTGATCGAACTGCACACCCTGCGCAAACTCGATGGCCTGCCCGTCAGCCTGATCCGCCATCGCTTCTGCACCAGCCGCACCGAATTGCTGGCCCGCTACAAGCGTGGCTCGTTGCGTCAGTACCTGGCTGAGCGCGACCTGCCGCTGACCCGAACCTTGAGCCTGGTAGGCGCGCGTCTGCCCAGCCGCGAAGAGGCGGATCTGTTGATGATGCCGCGCCATTTGCCAGTGCTCACGGTACTCACGGTTTCCCAGGATCGCAGTGGCAAGCCGGTGGAGTTATCGCGCTCCACCAGCCGCTCCGACCGTTTCCAGTATCAGTTCATCGCCTGATGGAGAACACGTCTATGACAGCCGCAACAGACCCTGCCACTGCCACCCGTCAACGCTGGATCGGCGTACTCGCCCGCGCCGTTGGCGACGAGTTGAGCCGCCATGAAGCGGCCCTGCGTGACGCCGACTACCAACTGATCCGCGCGCCGGAAACCGGCATGACCCTGGTCCGTGGCCGTATGGGTGGTACCGGTGCGCCGTTCAACGTCGGCGAGATGACTGTGACCCGCTGCGTGGTGCGTTTGGCCGACGGACGCACCGGTTACAGCTACCTGGCCGGGCGCGACAAACCCCGCGCCGAGCTGGCCGCGCTGGCCGATGCCCATCTGCAAGGCCCGCAACAGACTCACTGGCTCCACACCCTGATCGAACCGCTGGCCGAGGCTCAGGCCCGCCGACGTGCCGAGCAGGACGCCGCCACCGCCGCCAGCAAAGTGGAGTTCTTTACCCTGGTCCGAGGAGAAGACTGATGAACGCAGCGCTTTTGCAACCGGCTTTTGCCGACCCGGTACTCGACGCCCAACGCAGTTTTCGCGCCGCCCTCAAAGCCCTGGCAGGTCCCGGCGTGATGCACACCTTGCAAGCCGCGCAACGCCCGCCTGCGCTTGCTGGGCTGGATTCGTCCAGCCATGCACTGTGCCTGGCACTGCTGGATATCGACACGCCGCTCTGGTTGGCGCCGGTCTTCGACACCCCGGCGATTCGCGCCAACCTGGCATTCCATTGCGGCTGCCCGATCGTTACCGAGCGCCAGCACGCACGTTTTGCCTTGCTCGACGAAAGCCAACTGGACGATCTGAGCGGCTTTGACCTGGGCAACGACCGCTACCCGGACCAGTCCTGCACCTTGCTGGTTCAGCTGCCGAGCCTGGGCGGCGGTCCGGCCTTGAACTGGCGCGGGCCGGGCATCGAGCACGCACACAGCGTCGCGCTGCCATTGGGTCGCGGGTTCTGGCGGGAGCGTGATTCGCGCAACGATTTCCCCCGTGGTCTGGACGTGTTCTTCCTGGCGGGCAATGACTTGCTCGGTCTGCCGCGCAGCACTCGTGTCGCCCATAACCTGCAGGAGCGTGCCTGATGTACGTCGCTGTCAAAGGTGGCGAACAGGCCATCGATAACGCCCACAGCCTGCTGGCGCAAAAACGCCGGGGTGATACCTCCATCAGCGAACTGAGCGTCGAACAGATCCGCCAGCAACTGCCCCTGGCGGTGGCGCGGGTGATGACTGAAGGCTCGCTGTACGACGAGCAACTGGCGGCCCTGGCGATCAAACAGGCGGCGGGGGACATGATCGAGGCGATCTTTTTGCTGCGCGCCTATCGCACCACCTTGCCGCGTTTCAGCGCCAGCTTGCCCATCGACACGTCGGACATGCAGCTCAACCGCCGACTGTCCGCGACCTTCAAGGACCTGCCTGGCGGGCAACTGCTCGGTCCGACCTTCGACTACACCCATCGCCTGCTGGATTTCAGCTTGCTCGCCGACGGTCAATACCCTGGCCCGCAGCCTCAGGCTGAGGCGACCCTTGAGCCTTGCCCGAGAGTGCTCGGCCTGTTGGCGAAGGAGGGTCTGATCAAGCAGGAAGCCGACAACGGCGAGGCAGTGCCCGACATCACCCGTGATCCGCTGGAGTACCCGGCCAGCCGCGCCCAGCGCCTGCAAGCCCTGGCCCGGGGTGATGAAGGTTTTCTGCTGGCCTTGAGTTACTCGACCCAGCGTGGGTATGGCCGCAACCACCCGTTTGCCGGGGAAATCCGCATCGGCGAAGTCGAGGTCTGGATCGAGCCGGAGGAGCTGGGTTTCCCGATTGCCATTGGCGCCATTGAAGTGACCGAGTGCGAAATGATCAACCAGTTTGTCGGCTCGGGCTCGGAACCTGCGCAGTTCACACGGGGTTATGGTTTGGCGTTTGGTCATGCCGAGCGCAAGGCGATGGCCATGGCGCTGGTGGATCGCTCCCTGCGCGCCGAAGAATTCAATGAAGAAATCCAGTCCCCGGCGCAGCAGGAAGAATTCGTCCTTGCCCATTGCGACAACGTCGAGGCGGCCGGTTTCGTCTCCCACCTGAAATTGCCGCACTACGTGGATTTCCAGTCCGAACTGGGACTGATCCGCAAGCTGCGCGCGTCCACACACAAGGAGGCAAAGCCATGAATGCGTATCAGCAGGCGCAACCGCAACGCGACGAAGCCTACAACTTCGCTTATCTGGACGAACAGACCAAACGCATGATCCGCCGTGGCTTGCTCAAGGCCGTGGCGATTCCTGGTTATCAGGTGCCATTCGGCGGGCGGGAAATGCCTTTGCCGTATGGCTGGGGCACCGGCGGCATGCAAGTCACGGCCGCGATCCTCGGTGCCGAAGATGTGCTCAAGGTGATTGACCAAGGCGCAGACGACACCACTAACGCGGTGTCGATCCGCCGCTTCTTCGCCCGTACCGCCGGCGTCGCCACCACTGAGCGCACCCCCGAAGCAACGGTCATCCAGACCCGCCACCGGATTCCTGAAACACCCTTGAGTGCCGATCAGATTCTGGTCTATCAGGTGCCGATCCCCGAGCCGCTGCGCTTCATCGAGCCCTCGGAAACCGAAACCCGCACCATGCACGCCCTGAATGATTACGGAGTCATGCACGTCAAGCTGTACGAAGACATCGCCACCTTCGGCCACATCGCCACCAGTTACGCCTATCCGGTGATGGTCGACGAACGCTATGTGATGGACCCGTCGCCGATTCCCAAATTCGACAACCCCAAACTCGACATGAGCCCGGCCCTGATGCTGTTTGGTGCCGGAAGGGAAAAGCGTCTGTATGCAGTGCCGCCGTTCACTCGGGTGACGAGCCTGGATTTTGAAGATCACCCGTTCCAGATCCAGCACTGGGAGCACAGCTGCGCCATCTGCGGCAGCGAGAATTCCTTCCTCGACGAACTGATCCTCGACGATGCCGGTACCCCGAGTTTTGTTTGCTCAGACACCGATTACTGCGCGCAGCGCCTGATCCAGCAACAGGGCCAGCAACAGGAGGCGGGCCAATGAACAGCGCACAAGCGATGCACAACGTCGCGCCGGTGCCGGAGCGTGCCCAGCCGTTGCTCAAGGTCCGCGACCTGACGCGCCTGTACGGCCCGGACACCGGCTGCCAGGGTGTGAATTTCGAGCTGTATCCGGGAGAGGTGCTGGGCATCGTCGGCGAATCCGGCTCAGGCAAGTCAACCCTGCTTTCCCTGCTCAGTGGTCGCTGCCCACCAGACCGGGGCGGCATCGACTACCGAGGCAAGGACGGCCGGGTCCTGGATCTGTACAGCGCCAGTGAAGCCGAGCGCCGCACTCTGTTGCGTACCGAATGGGGCTTCGTCGAACAGAACCCCCGTGACGGCCTGCGCATGGGCGTCTCGGCCGGGGCCAATATCGGCGAGCGGCTGATGGCCCAGGGCGTGCGCAATTATCAGCAACTGCGCGGGGCCGGGATCGACTGGCTGACCCAGGTCGAGATCGATCCGCTGCGCATCGATGACCTGCCGCGCACCTTCTCCGGCGGCATGCAGCAACGTTTGCAGATCGCCCGCAATCTGGTGTCCAGCCCGCGCCTGGTGTTCATGGACGAGCCCACCGGCGGGCTGGACGTCTCGGTGCAGGCGCGTTTGCTGGACCTGCTGCGCGGCCTGGTCCGTGAGCTGGACCTGGCAGTGGTGATCGTCACTCATGACCTGGCGGTGGCGCGGCTGCTGGCGGATCGGCTGATCGTGATGCGCCGCTCACGGGTGGTGGAAACCGGCCTGACTGATCAAATCCTCGATGACCCTCAGCACCCGTACTCGCAACTGCTGGTGTCGTCGGTCCTGCAATCGTGAATCGCCTGTTGGGGGCTGTCTGATGAATACGCTGATCGAGGTCCAGAGCCTCTCGAAAACCTTCACCCTTCACCAGCAGAACGGCGTGGTGCTCAACGTGCTGCGCGGCCTGAATTTCAAAGTGCGCGGCGGCGAATGCCTGGTGTTGCACGGGGACTCCGGCGCAGGCAAGAGCACCTTGCTGCGCACCCTGTACGGCAATTACCTGCCAGCGGGCGGCAGCATTCGCGTGCTGCACGACGGTCACTGGCTGGAACTGGTCGACGCCGAGCCCCGGCAAGTACTGGAGGTGCGGCGCCAGACCCTGGGCTATGTCAGCCAGTTTCTGCGGGTCATTCCCAGGGTTAACAGCCTGGATGTGGTGATGGAGCCAGCCCTGGCGCGGGGTTGGTTGAAAGCCGACGCCAAGGCGCGTGCTGAAGATCTGCTCTCGCGCCTGAACATCCCGCAACGCCTGTGGCAGTTGGCGCCGGGCACTTTCTCCGGTGGCGAACAGCAGCGCATCAATATCGCCCGAAGCTTCATGGTGCCCTGGCCGGTATTGCTGCTGGATGAACCCACCGCGTCCCTGGACGAGCGCAACCGTCAGGTAGTGCTGGAACTGATGAACGAAGCGAAAAACGCAGGCGCTGCACTGATCGGGATCTTCCATGACCGTGCAGCCCGCGAAGCCGTGGCTGATCGCTTTCTCGACATGACCCCGCTGGACCTGACCGCCAAGGAGTTGCTGCAATGCTGACCGAACGGATCTTGACCAATGCCCAAGTGGTCACCGCTGACCGCGTGTTCAACGGCACAGTGGTGCTGCGCGACGGGCTGATTGCCGAGGTGCAGGAAGGCCGCAGCCAGTTGCCTCAGGCGCTGGATATGCAGGGCGATTACCTGCTGCCGGGCCTGGTGGAACTGCACACCGACAATCTGGAAAAGCACCTGTCGCCGCGCCCCGGCGTGGACTGGCCCTCGGCGTCGGCAGTGCTCAGCCATGACGCGCAGATCATTTCTTCCGGCATCACCACGGTGTTCGACGCGCTGTCCATTGGTGACGTGAACCCCAAGGGCAAGCGCATGCAGCAATTGCCTGCCATGCTCGAAGCCATCGCCAGCGCCAATGCCGCAGGGCTGACCCGCGCCGAGCACCGCCTGCACCTGCGCTGTGAGGTCTGCCACCCCGATACCTTGAGCGTGTTCCGTGATCTGGTGGCGCAGCCACTGGTGCAACTGGTGTCGGTGATGGATCACTCGCCGGGCCAGCGCCAGTTTGCGCTGGAGTCCAAATACCGCGAGTACTACATGGGCAAGTACCACCTGACGACGGCGCAGATGGATGAGTTTATCGTCGAGCAGGTAGCGAACTCCCGCCAATACAGCGACCTTTACCGCCGGGCGATTGTTCAGGACTGCCTGGCGCGCGGCCTGTCGGTGGCCAGTCATGATGACGCAACCGTGGGCCATGTCGAAGAGTCTGCAGGCTACGGGATGAGCATCGCGGAGTTTCCCACCACGACAGAAGCGGCGCAGGCCTGTCGGCGGTTGGGCATGAGCGTGTTGATGGGCGCACCCAACGTCGTACGCGGCGGATCGCACTCGGGCAACGTATCGGCAGCGGATCTGGCCAAACAAGGGCTACTGGATATCCTCTCCAGCGACTATTATCCCGCCAGTCTGTTGCAGGCTGCGTTCACGCTGGCCGGGCAGGGCGAACACTGCACGCTGCCACAGACGGTGGCGATGGTCAGTCGGGCTCCGGCGGTGGGGGCGGGCCTGGAAGATCGCGGTGAAATTCGGGTCGGGCTGCGTGCCGACCTGGTCCATGTAAGGGCGCAAGGTGCGCTGCCGGTTATCCAGCACGTCTGGCGGCATGGCAAGAGGGTGTATTGATGGCAGGCAGGTTGATCTATCTCATCGGGCCCTCCGGTTCCGGCAAGGACAGCCTGCTGGATGCGGCCCGTGAAGCGCTGAGCCAGCGCGGTTGTCGGGTTGTGCGGCGTGTCATCACCCGTTCGGCCGAGGCGGTGGGCGAGGCGGCGCAGGCGGTCAGCGTCGAGCAATTCCTGACCATGCAGGCTCAGGGGGATTTTGCCTTGAGCTGGCAGGCCAACGGTCTGTATTACGGCATCCCGGTGGACATCGACGAGTGGCTGGCTCAAGGGCATGACGTACTGATCAACGGCTCGCGTGGGCATTTGCCCCAGGCCCGGCAACGTTACCCGGACTTGCTGGCAGTGTTGCTGACTGTCAATGACAGCACCTTGCGTGAGCGGTTACTGGCCAGGGGCCGGGAGTCGGTGGCAGACATCGAGGCCCGTCTGCAGCGCAACTCGCGGTTCGCCGTTGAGTTGCTGGCCAGTGATCCGGCGCTGTTCGTGCTGGATAATTCCGGGCCATTGGCGCAAACCGCGGAGCGACTGCTGCAGCGCATTGCCCATGAGCACACATGCGCCTGACCCTGCTTGGCACCGCCGATGCGCGGCAGGTGCCGGTCTATGGTTGCCAGTGCCCGGCCTGCGCGGCGGCATTGCGTGACCCGCGCTTGCGGCGCTTGCCGTGCAGCGCGCTGGTGGAGTGTGACGATCAGCGCTGGTTGATCGACAGCGGCCTGATCGACCTTACCGAACGCTTCGCGCCCCGCAGCCTGAGCGGCATTTTACAAACCCATTACCACGCCGATCACGCGCAAGGTTTGCTGCACCTGCGCTGGGGGCAGGGTTTGATCATTCCGGTGCACGGTCCTGTAGACCCGGAAGGCTTGTCCGACCTGTACAAACATCCGGGAATTCTCGACTTCAGCCAGCCGTTCAGCGCCTTTGAGACGCGCCAGCTGGGTGCGTTGAGGGTCACGGCTTTGCCGCTGGTGCATTCCAAGCCGACCCTGGGCTATTTGCTTGAAGGTGAGGGCAGGCGCATCGCGTACCTGACTGACACTGTCGGCTTGCCCGAAGCCACGCAAGCATATCTGCAGCGCGAACCGCTGGATGTGCTGGTCCTGGACTGCTCCATGCCGCCCCAACCCAAGGCGCCGCGTAACCACAATGACCTGAATCTGGCCTTATTGACCATTGAACAGCTGCAACCGGCCAAAGCGGTGCTGACCCATATCGGCCATAGCCTGGATGCGTGGTTGATGGAGCATCTGGATCAATTGCCGGAGCAGGTGGTGGTTGGCAGAGAGGGTATGGTGCTGTGATTCTGCGGGGGAAAATGCAAGCTCGTGGGACCGGCTTCAGCCGGGAAGGCGGCATTGCAGACGATAACCAGGCAGTGGATGACCTGGCCTGTTCCCGGCTAAAGCCGGTCCCACGGATCAACTGACCCCCTCAAACCGTAACGATCCAGCTGGAGTAAGGCTTTCATGACCACCCAACCCTACGCCACAACCGCCCCAACGCGTGCCGAAGTCGATGCCTTGCCCGGTGCAACGCTGATCCAGTTCGGCACCGACTGGTGCGGCCATTGCAGAGCCGCCGAGCCGCTTGTGAATCAGGTTCTCAAGGATTACCCGCAGGTCCGGCACCTGAAAATTGAGGACGGAAGCGGGCGACGGTTGGGGCGTTCGTTTCGGGTCAAGTTGTGGCCGACGCTGATTTTCATGCGTGATGGGGTGGAGTTGAGTCAACTGGTGCGACCGGGCAATGTCAGCCTGATTGAAGAAGCGTTCGAGGGGATGGCGCGGGAGGGGTGAGTGACCACGGACTCTGTGGGAGCGAATTCATTCGCGAAGAGGCCAGTGAATTCAATGCATCTTCATCGGCCAGAACATTGCCATCGCGAATGAATTCGCTCCCACGGGTTCAGAGTCGAGGGTTACCCACCCGTCATGTTCATGAACCGCACCACCTGCACTTCGTCATTCACGCTGAAGTTATGGCTCCAGGGCTTGAGCTGCATGGCGTCGATGATGGCTTTTTCGAGTTTTTCCGGTTGCCCGGGGTTGGCGCGCAGCACTGACTTCAGATCAGCCGAATGCTCATTACCCAGGCACAGCAGCAAGCGGCCTTCCACGGTCAGGCGGACCCTGTTGCAGGTCGCACAGAAGTTATGGCTGTGGGGCGAAATGAAGCCGATGCGAATGTCCGGCGCTTCTGCCACACGCCAGTAGCGCGACGGCCCTTGGGTGGACTCTGTGGAGTTGATCAGCGTGTAGCGCTCGGCAATCCGTTCGCGTACCTGATCGCTGGAGTAGAACGACTCGGCACGGCTGTGATCGCTGATCACCCCCAGCGGCATCTCTTCGATGAAGGAAATATCCAGCTTGCGCTCGATGGCGAACGCCACCAGGTCGTTAATCTCGTGATCGTTACGGCCTTGCATCACCACACAATTGAGCTTGGTGTGGACGAAGCCTGCGGCATTGGCTGCGTCGATCCCGGCAATGACTTTGCTCAGATCGCCGGTGCGGGTCATTTCCTTGAAGCGGGCGGCGTCCAGGCTGTCCAGGCTGATGTTGAGGCGCGAGACACCGGCGTCAAACAGCGGCTGAGCGAGGCGGTCCAGCTGTGAACCATTGGTGGTCATGCACAGTTCGCGCAGGCCGGGCAGGGCGGCGATCTGTTGGCAAAGGCCGACGATGCCCGAGCGCACCAGGGGCTCACCCCCGGTCAGGCGGATTTTTTTGGTGCCCAGCGCCACAAAGCGCTCAGCGACCTGAAAGATTTCTTCCAGCGACAGGATCTGCTGGCGGGGCAGGAAGGTCATTTCTTCGGCCATGCAATACACGCAGCGGAAATCGCAACGGTCAGTCACCGACATCCGCAGGTAATCCACTTTGCGTGCAAAAGCATCCATCAGCATTCGGTCAGACATTTCCACCTTCTCAACACATTCCGCCAGACCTGTAGGCCTGGCGTTCCTGATCAACCCTGGAGCAGCGCTTTGTTTATCATCAGCATCTTGCACACCAGCTTGCATACTTTCTGCGAGCTGGCAGCCGATGTCACGCGCTAATCGACCCTGGCGGATTCAACAGGCAAATTAACCGAGTGTAAATGTAACGGTCCAATCGCTTGTTCTGATGGGCCTATCGAGCGTGTCGATCATGAGCCTGAAAGAGATGCATGGGGTTGATCAGCAGTCAACGGAGAACGTCAGCCTGACCCGGGCGCCGCCGCCTTCCAGAGCCGGGGCGTTGTCGCGCACTACAGTGGCACCGCAGCGTTTGCACAGTGCGTCGGTCAGGCTGATCAGCGCAGAGCGTCCCGTACTGGCAGAGCCTCTGAGGATCTGATCGTCGAAACCCGCGCCTTGATCGATGACGCTGATCTGTGCGGTGTTGCTGTCCAGCTTGAACACCTGCAGATCGATGCGGTTGCACTTGCCGTGCTTGATGGCGTTATCCAGCAGCTCGTTGAGGATCAGCCCGAGATTGGACGCAGTCTGAAACGAAACATGCACCGGCTGGGTTTCACTGCGCAGAGTCATGGTCCTGCTGTGCTGGGCGTCAACGACACCTTTGGCCAGGCTGGGCAGGAAATCCGCCAGGTCCACCTGACCTTTGCCATAGCGGTGCAACTCATCCTGCACGGCCCCCACGCCCACTACGCGGCTGATGGCTGACTGCATGATTTTTTTTGCTTCGTCGCCTTGAGCGCGCATTTTCGACAGTTGCAGCAGGCTGATGATCAGTTGCAGGTTGTTCTTGACCCGATGATTGAGCTCCGACAACAACACCTGCTGATGCGCTTCCAGCTCGCGCTGCTCGGTGATGTCGATGCAGCTGCCAAAGTAACCAGCAAACTCACCCTGGCGGTAGAACGGCGCGCCATTGTCCAGTAGCCAGCGGTATTGGCCGTCATGACGCCTGACACGATAAGGCAAGGTAA of the Paucimonas lemoignei genome contains:
- the phnD_2 gene encoding phosphonate-binding periplasmic protein; translation: MLNRIGRFIASAALLSSCLVGAAHAEEKVINFGIMSTESSQNLKSIWQPFLDDMGKKTGLKINATFASDYAGLIQGMRFNKVDVAWLGNKAAMEAVDRSNGEIFAQTSAANGAPGYWSVIIARKDSPINSVEDMLENAKTLTFGNGDPNSTSGYLVPGYYVFAKNHVDAATAFKRTLNSSHEVNALSVAKGQLDVATFNTESWDRLEVTQPDMAAKLKVIWKSPLIPADPMVWSKALSEENKNKIREFFAGYGNTDEEKAVLKGMQLGKFLKSSDDQLLPIRQLDLFKQRTETLASTSLNADEKAARLKEIDAGLSKLQERLTELEKKNPASAG
- the phnE_1 gene encoding phosphonate ABC transporter permease, with translation MTSTTHAAYAEAVGKRSWPQYLGWGLFLAMLAWAWKGAEMNPLALYRDSANMATFAADFFPPDFHEWRSYLKEMIVTVQIALWGTVLAIVCSVPLGILCADNITPWWIHQPLRRVMDAFRSINEMVFAMLFVVAVGLGPFAGVLALWISTTGVLAKLFAEAVEAIDPGPVEGVRATGASALQEVIYGVIPQVMPLWISYALYRFESNVRSATVVGMVGAGGIGVILWENIRSFQFTQTSAVLLVIILVVSCIDIVSQRLRKQFI
- the phnF gene encoding GntR family transcriptional regulator, producing the protein MDMSRQSAEPVYQELANILRRELGSYTAGDYMPAEVQLAARFEVNRHTVRRAIDELVREGSVLRRQGKGTQVLQRPLIYPMQADSAYSQSLSAQGIGVEALLLQRQHCPASAEDAEHLQLDEYAELIELHTLRKLDGLPVSLIRHRFCTSRTELLARYKRGSLRQYLAERDLPLTRTLSLVGARLPSREEADLLMMPRHLPVLTVLTVSQDRSGKPVELSRSTSRSDRFQYQFIA
- a CDS encoding putative phosphonate metabolism protein → MTAATDPATATRQRWIGVLARAVGDELSRHEAALRDADYQLIRAPETGMTLVRGRMGGTGAPFNVGEMTVTRCVVRLADGRTGYSYLAGRDKPRAELAALADAHLQGPQQTHWLHTLIEPLAEAQARRRAEQDAATAASKVEFFTLVRGED
- the phnH gene encoding PhnH protein, which codes for MNAALLQPAFADPVLDAQRSFRAALKALAGPGVMHTLQAAQRPPALAGLDSSSHALCLALLDIDTPLWLAPVFDTPAIRANLAFHCGCPIVTERQHARFALLDESQLDDLSGFDLGNDRYPDQSCTLLVQLPSLGGGPALNWRGPGIEHAHSVALPLGRGFWRERDSRNDFPRGLDVFFLAGNDLLGLPRSTRVAHNLQERA
- a CDS encoding phosphonate metabolism protein, with the protein product MYVAVKGGEQAIDNAHSLLAQKRRGDTSISELSVEQIRQQLPLAVARVMTEGSLYDEQLAALAIKQAAGDMIEAIFLLRAYRTTLPRFSASLPIDTSDMQLNRRLSATFKDLPGGQLLGPTFDYTHRLLDFSLLADGQYPGPQPQAEATLEPCPRVLGLLAKEGLIKQEADNGEAVPDITRDPLEYPASRAQRLQALARGDEGFLLALSYSTQRGYGRNHPFAGEIRIGEVEVWIEPEELGFPIAIGAIEVTECEMINQFVGSGSEPAQFTRGYGLAFGHAERKAMAMALVDRSLRAEEFNEEIQSPAQQEEFVLAHCDNVEAAGFVSHLKLPHYVDFQSELGLIRKLRASTHKEAKP
- a CDS encoding phosphonate metabolism PhnJ, coding for MNAYQQAQPQRDEAYNFAYLDEQTKRMIRRGLLKAVAIPGYQVPFGGREMPLPYGWGTGGMQVTAAILGAEDVLKVIDQGADDTTNAVSIRRFFARTAGVATTERTPEATVIQTRHRIPETPLSADQILVYQVPIPEPLRFIEPSETETRTMHALNDYGVMHVKLYEDIATFGHIATSYAYPVMVDERYVMDPSPIPKFDNPKLDMSPALMLFGAGREKRLYAVPPFTRVTSLDFEDHPFQIQHWEHSCAICGSENSFLDELILDDAGTPSFVCSDTDYCAQRLIQQQGQQQEAGQ
- the phnK gene encoding phosphonate C-P lyase system protein PhnK; this translates as MNSAQAMHNVAPVPERAQPLLKVRDLTRLYGPDTGCQGVNFELYPGEVLGIVGESGSGKSTLLSLLSGRCPPDRGGIDYRGKDGRVLDLYSASEAERRTLLRTEWGFVEQNPRDGLRMGVSAGANIGERLMAQGVRNYQQLRGAGIDWLTQVEIDPLRIDDLPRTFSGGMQQRLQIARNLVSSPRLVFMDEPTGGLDVSVQARLLDLLRGLVRELDLAVVIVTHDLAVARLLADRLIVMRRSRVVETGLTDQILDDPQHPYSQLLVSSVLQS
- the lolD_3 gene encoding ABC transporter, with the protein product MNTLIEVQSLSKTFTLHQQNGVVLNVLRGLNFKVRGGECLVLHGDSGAGKSTLLRTLYGNYLPAGGSIRVLHDGHWLELVDAEPRQVLEVRRQTLGYVSQFLRVIPRVNSLDVVMEPALARGWLKADAKARAEDLLSRLNIPQRLWQLAPGTFSGGEQQRINIARSFMVPWPVLLLDEPTASLDERNRQVVLELMNEAKNAGAALIGIFHDRAAREAVADRFLDMTPLDLTAKELLQC
- a CDS encoding amidohydrolase, with the translated sequence MLTERILTNAQVVTADRVFNGTVVLRDGLIAEVQEGRSQLPQALDMQGDYLLPGLVELHTDNLEKHLSPRPGVDWPSASAVLSHDAQIISSGITTVFDALSIGDVNPKGKRMQQLPAMLEAIASANAAGLTRAEHRLHLRCEVCHPDTLSVFRDLVAQPLVQLVSVMDHSPGQRQFALESKYREYYMGKYHLTTAQMDEFIVEQVANSRQYSDLYRRAIVQDCLARGLSVASHDDATVGHVEESAGYGMSIAEFPTTTEAAQACRRLGMSVLMGAPNVVRGGSHSGNVSAADLAKQGLLDILSSDYYPASLLQAAFTLAGQGEHCTLPQTVAMVSRAPAVGAGLEDRGEIRVGLRADLVHVRAQGALPVIQHVWRHGKRVY